One window of Thiomicrorhabdus lithotrophica genomic DNA carries:
- a CDS encoding CIA30 family protein, which translates to MQQLTLYTNQATDTKHSWKMVSDQVMGGISQGIMQTTENGVNLQGRVSLKNNGGFLQVQWQLSNSISQTELQSYRGIFIEWCSQKNEELELLLKSAQLWMPWQSYRCKATATPEWQMLYIPFELFQPYRTQTRLNPKRINKFSVLAGGKEMDVNVTIRQFGFFKSPTK; encoded by the coding sequence ATGCAACAGCTAACCCTTTACACAAATCAAGCAACTGATACTAAACATAGCTGGAAAATGGTCAGTGATCAAGTCATGGGTGGCATTTCTCAAGGAATAATGCAAACCACAGAAAACGGCGTGAACCTACAAGGTAGAGTTAGCCTTAAAAATAACGGCGGTTTTCTGCAAGTCCAATGGCAACTATCAAATTCAATCAGTCAAACCGAATTACAAAGCTATCGAGGTATTTTCATTGAGTGGTGTTCTCAAAAAAATGAAGAATTAGAGTTACTGCTAAAATCAGCACAGCTCTGGATGCCTTGGCAATCTTATCGCTGTAAAGCAACAGCAACACCCGAATGGCAAATGCTGTACATTCCTTTTGAATTATTCCAACCTTATCGAACTCAAACACGCCTAAATCCAAAACGAATTAATAAATTCTCAGTATTGGCGGGTGGTAAAGAGATGGACGTTAATGTCACGATCAGACAATTCGGGTTTTTTAAGTCACCAACTAAATAA
- a CDS encoding PQQ-dependent sugar dehydrogenase yields MNIIRCVFLVLLTVILLPVNANDKKNDKPYVIQPVTEGLGIVWGMDFLDDNHLVFTQRSGQAGVINIHTGLVTWLQGLPEVYDERQGGLLDVKLAPDYAQSGWIYFTYSKPSNGSAVTTLARAKILENKRLDWQDLLITHSESFEDIHFGSRIAFDDQGHVFFSVGDRGNRANAQNLKNHAGTIIRLNMDGSVPNDNPFVGKADALDEIWSYGHRNPQGLVFDRETKRLWEIEHGPRGGDEINLIEKGQNYGWPIVSQGKEYFSGSPVGETHKEGMIEPVKVYIPSIAPSGLIVYQGKEFVNWQGSLFSGALVLRHLNQIELDNDGKAVSEQRYLQELDQRVRSLTQDKQGRIYVATDNGVVYRLSAQ; encoded by the coding sequence ATGAATATCATACGCTGTGTGTTCTTGGTTCTTTTGACAGTAATTCTGTTACCTGTAAATGCTAATGATAAGAAAAATGACAAACCCTATGTGATTCAACCTGTAACGGAGGGTTTAGGGATTGTTTGGGGAATGGATTTTTTAGATGATAATCATCTGGTTTTTACCCAACGAAGCGGGCAAGCAGGCGTGATTAACATTCATACAGGCCTGGTAACTTGGTTACAAGGTTTGCCAGAAGTTTACGATGAAAGACAGGGTGGGTTATTGGATGTAAAGCTAGCCCCGGATTACGCTCAATCTGGTTGGATTTACTTTACCTATAGCAAACCAAGCAATGGTTCAGCTGTCACTACTTTGGCTAGAGCCAAAATTTTAGAAAATAAACGGTTAGATTGGCAAGATTTATTAATCACTCACTCAGAGAGTTTTGAAGATATTCATTTTGGAAGTCGCATTGCATTTGATGATCAAGGCCATGTGTTTTTTAGTGTTGGAGACCGAGGTAATAGAGCGAACGCCCAAAACTTAAAAAATCATGCCGGTACCATTATTAGATTGAATATGGACGGTTCTGTACCAAATGATAACCCTTTTGTGGGCAAAGCAGATGCTTTGGATGAGATATGGAGTTATGGTCATCGTAATCCACAAGGCCTGGTATTTGATAGAGAAACCAAGCGTCTGTGGGAGATTGAGCACGGCCCGCGCGGTGGCGATGAAATAAATTTAATAGAGAAAGGCCAAAATTACGGCTGGCCGATTGTCTCTCAGGGAAAAGAGTATTTTTCAGGCAGTCCTGTGGGTGAAACTCATAAAGAAGGGATGATAGAGCCAGTTAAAGTTTATATCCCTTCTATTGCGCCGAGTGGTTTGATTGTGTATCAAGGTAAGGAATTTGTTAACTGGCAAGGAAGTTTATTTTCAGGGGCTTTGGTATTACGTCACCTTAATCAAATTGAATTAGATAATGATGGTAAGGCGGTTTCAGAGCAGCGATATTTACAAGAGTTAGATCAGCGGGTAAGAAGTTTAACCCAAGATAAGCAAGGGCGAATCTATGTAGCAACGGATAATGGTGTGGTTTATAGACTGAGTGCTCAATAA
- a CDS encoding DsbA family protein, with protein MKRTNIVVLTVISLMVLLGAAYFTQNSDNSTSATQANQIWVQNHSPKIGPKDAPVTLVEFIDPACEACRAMYPYVKEIMNKHPNDVRLVIRYVNFHTQSEDAIRILEAARKQNQFQTVLEVLLAFQPAWAPHGRDGVDPWTFLTKTKLDLNQAKQDALDPTIAKIIELDMTDVKAAGVRKTPSFFVNGKPLKLMHPDPLLEMIETELNAIKQQSN; from the coding sequence ATGAAAAGAACAAATATCGTCGTGCTAACGGTAATCTCTTTAATGGTATTGTTAGGAGCTGCCTACTTCACTCAAAACTCTGACAACTCAACTTCTGCTACACAAGCTAACCAAATCTGGGTACAAAACCATTCACCTAAAATAGGTCCTAAAGATGCACCCGTCACGCTGGTTGAATTTATAGACCCAGCTTGTGAAGCTTGCCGCGCTATGTATCCTTATGTAAAAGAGATTATGAACAAACACCCTAATGATGTTCGTTTAGTCATTCGTTATGTAAACTTTCATACCCAATCAGAAGATGCGATTCGAATTTTAGAAGCCGCAAGAAAACAAAACCAGTTCCAAACTGTTTTAGAAGTCCTGCTTGCTTTTCAACCGGCTTGGGCACCGCATGGCAGAGATGGAGTTGATCCATGGACGTTCTTAACCAAAACCAAATTGGATTTAAATCAAGCCAAACAAGATGCACTAGACCCAACCATTGCAAAAATTATAGAATTGGATATGACAGATGTAAAAGCCGCAGGCGTTAGAAAAACGCCAAGTTTCTTTGTAAATGGCAAACCACTTAAACTAATGCATCCAGATCCATTGCTCGAAATGATTGAAACCGAATTAAACGCAATCAAGCAACAATCAAATTAA
- a CDS encoding TlpA family protein disulfide reductase yields MRIWIYFIGVFFCLSSVKASDSVNLVLDSGEEVTVNIFLATFAEADKPLLIWFTEGYASRQPFKHLISQLNDLGYDFWQVDLLESYFIERTPNNVRGLTGEGVEAVLQYASEQAVKQGKTFVPISTGRMSLILLRGSRLWQVNHNPNKGIGALQQVVTFFPNLFDAPKKAGDAPSLFPIVSATSLPVTIIQPTQGTYKWKLPEIISALETSGSQVAIAAVPNVRDWYFLRREPSDIEKQAGEAIPELLKVWLKAGQVAEQKTFKPITELVIKEATVSIKGLVSIDNRTAPNFELRDVDGKVINLKEKRGKVILLNFWASWCLPCVKEIPSMNRLAESFDADKFEIVSVNFKESPETITAFLKSVKVDFPVLIDLDGRVSDSYEIFAFPSSFIIDAKGEMRYSVNTAIEWDEPQVKELLGAMIQ; encoded by the coding sequence GTGCGTATCTGGATTTATTTTATTGGTGTATTTTTCTGCCTTTCTTCAGTGAAGGCAAGTGATAGTGTTAATTTAGTATTAGATTCGGGTGAGGAGGTAACGGTAAATATTTTTCTGGCTACGTTTGCTGAAGCTGACAAGCCCTTACTGATTTGGTTTACCGAGGGTTATGCCAGTCGCCAGCCATTTAAGCATCTAATTTCGCAACTTAATGATCTAGGTTATGACTTTTGGCAAGTTGACTTGTTGGAGTCTTATTTTATTGAGCGTACTCCAAATAATGTGCGTGGTTTAACGGGTGAAGGGGTTGAAGCAGTTTTACAATATGCTAGCGAACAGGCGGTTAAGCAAGGTAAAACTTTCGTCCCTATCAGTACGGGTCGCATGAGTCTGATATTGTTGCGTGGAAGTCGTTTATGGCAGGTAAATCATAATCCCAATAAGGGTATTGGCGCACTGCAGCAAGTGGTAACTTTTTTTCCGAATTTATTTGATGCACCCAAAAAAGCTGGGGATGCACCCAGTCTGTTCCCCATCGTCTCTGCAACAAGCTTGCCTGTGACCATTATTCAACCTACACAAGGAACCTATAAATGGAAGCTGCCCGAGATTATAAGTGCACTAGAAACATCAGGAAGCCAAGTGGCCATCGCTGCTGTACCGAATGTCAGAGACTGGTACTTTCTAAGACGTGAACCGTCGGATATTGAAAAACAAGCTGGAGAGGCGATTCCTGAGCTATTAAAGGTTTGGCTGAAAGCGGGGCAGGTTGCAGAGCAAAAAACCTTTAAACCCATTACAGAATTAGTAATAAAAGAGGCGACAGTCAGTATCAAAGGCTTGGTCTCGATTGATAATCGCACTGCGCCTAATTTTGAATTGAGGGATGTTGATGGCAAGGTTATTAATCTAAAAGAGAAACGTGGCAAGGTTATCTTACTGAATTTTTGGGCGAGTTGGTGCCTGCCTTGCGTTAAAGAAATTCCATCTATGAACAGGCTGGCAGAATCGTTTGATGCAGATAAGTTTGAAATTGTATCGGTGAATTTTAAAGAAAGTCCAGAGACGATTACCGCCTTCTTAAAGAGTGTAAAAGTAGATTTTCCAGTGCTTATTGATTTAGATGGCAGGGTGTCAGATAGTTATGAGATTTTTGCTTTTCCGAGTTCTTTTATTATTGATGCAAAGGGAGAAATGCGTTATTCCGTAAATACGGCTATTGAATGGGATGAACCGCAGGTTAAAGAATTACTTGGTGCAATGATTCAGTAG
- the pyrC gene encoding dihydroorotase: MKKLTITRPDDWHLHLRDGAVLKDTVPATARIFARAIAMPNLVPPVTTTALALSYRERILAARPQGSHFQPLMTLYLTNNTSPEEIRAAKASGHIYACKLYPAGATTNSDSGVTDVANIYPALEAMQEVGLPLLVHGEVTASHIDIFDREAEFIETVLKPLIERMPNLRVVFEHITTAQAAEFVRNAGDNVAATITVQHLMLNRNDMLVGGMRPHHYCLPVLKREIHRKALVEAAISDSGKFFLGTDSAPHTKDNKESACGCAGMYTAPAAIEWYAEIFEEAGALDKLEGFASHYGPDFYGLPRNTDTITLVKEPWQMAVDLPLAEDRIVPFRAGETIQWHAE, translated from the coding sequence ATGAAAAAATTAACCATTACTCGCCCTGATGACTGGCATCTACACCTACGTGATGGAGCTGTTCTTAAAGATACCGTACCCGCAACAGCTCGTATTTTCGCACGTGCGATTGCCATGCCCAACCTTGTACCACCAGTTACTACAACAGCATTAGCATTAAGTTATCGCGAACGTATTCTTGCTGCAAGACCTCAAGGTAGTCACTTTCAACCACTGATGACCCTCTATCTTACCAACAACACAAGTCCTGAAGAGATTCGAGCCGCAAAAGCCAGTGGTCACATTTACGCTTGCAAACTCTATCCTGCTGGCGCAACCACTAACTCCGATAGCGGTGTGACAGATGTGGCTAACATCTACCCTGCTTTAGAAGCCATGCAAGAAGTTGGACTACCACTACTTGTTCATGGAGAAGTGACAGCATCACACATCGATATCTTTGACCGTGAAGCGGAATTTATCGAAACCGTTCTTAAGCCATTGATAGAACGTATGCCAAACCTGCGTGTCGTGTTTGAACACATCACAACTGCTCAAGCGGCTGAATTTGTTCGCAATGCAGGAGATAACGTGGCTGCGACCATTACCGTTCAGCATCTCATGCTAAACCGCAATGATATGTTAGTCGGTGGAATGCGTCCTCATCACTACTGCCTACCTGTCTTAAAACGTGAAATCCACCGTAAAGCCTTAGTAGAAGCGGCTATTAGTGATAGCGGTAAATTCTTTCTTGGTACTGACAGCGCACCGCACACCAAAGACAATAAAGAAAGCGCATGTGGTTGTGCAGGTATGTATACAGCACCTGCAGCGATTGAATGGTATGCAGAGATTTTTGAAGAAGCTGGCGCTTTGGATAAACTTGAAGGTTTTGCGAGCCATTATGGGCCAGACTTCTATGGTCTACCTCGTAATACGGACACAATCACACTTGTAAAAGAGCCTTGGCAGATGGCTGTTGATTTACCACTTGCCGAAGACAGAATCGTGCCGTTCCGTGCTGGTGAAACCATTCAGTGGCATGCAGAATAA
- a CDS encoding cold-shock protein — protein sequence MSNTVKGTVKWFNEAKGFGFLEQESGPDVFAHFSAISGDGFKTLAEGQAVGFTVTQGPKGPQAENIVAI from the coding sequence ATGTCTAATACAGTAAAAGGAACCGTTAAGTGGTTCAACGAAGCAAAAGGTTTTGGTTTTCTAGAACAGGAATCTGGTCCAGATGTTTTTGCTCATTTCAGCGCAATCTCTGGTGACGGTTTCAAAACTCTTGCTGAAGGTCAAGCAGTTGGGTTCACAGTAACTCAAGGGCCTAAAGGTCCACAAGCTGAGAACATCGTAGCTATCTAA